The Macrobrachium nipponense isolate FS-2020 chromosome 19, ASM1510439v2, whole genome shotgun sequence genome contains a region encoding:
- the LOC135211888 gene encoding uncharacterized protein LOC135211888: MVAAIEAQMDYHILFLSDSLLHAQRDLLELHSVTAYQDLLDRILADEQQLQTLYLTTMTKIELVDLDDIAKFTYLLRSLKGKLLRVVQALSITVADYNVALNLLDRYYGNQHQALVMLHRWSANIFVPKFNNIKLREFRIELSVLIEQIKHLSGSALDQGMLLSLINQKLSQSHVYQKVVEYLHKCDYSLDELLETLDFLIRYYEDDTLQKGEDLSRSSQLKVLESSASRSTSCPFCNIDHSAFSCQQYPKKHQLVLVRKCFNSLASGHSSKQYSSKRNYKISNGRHHSLICESSSNKSKLGPSPHQIPYFQLVVNLLLISQQNPLET; encoded by the exons ATGGTGGCCGCTATTGAAGCACAGATGGACTATCACATCCTTTTCCTCTCTGACTCCCTGTTACATGCACAAAGAGATCTATTAGAGTTGCACAGTGTCACGGCTTATCAAGACCTATTAGATAGGATTCTAGCTGATGAGCAACAGTTGCAAACACTGTACCTTACAACTATGACTAAGATAGAGCT TGTGGACTTAGACGACATTGCTAAGTTCACATATCTTCTCCGATCTCTGAAAGGGAAGCTGCTCAGAGTGGTGCAAGCTCTGAGTATAACAGTGGCGGACTATAACGTGGCCCTCAATTTACTAGATAGATATTATGGCAATCAGCATCAGGCACTGGTCATGCTACATCGGTGGTCAGCTAATATTTTCGTCCCAAAGTTTAATAATATCAAACTTAGAGAGTTCAGGATAGAACTCAGTGTGTTGATTGAGCAGATTAAACACCTAAGTGGATCTGCACTGGATCAAGGCATGTTGTTAAGCTTGATAAACCAGAAGTTGTCACAGAGTCATGTGTATCAAAAAGTTGTCGAGTATTTACATAAGTGCGACTATAGTTTAGATGAGTTACTTGAGACATTGGATTTCCTTATAAGATACTATGAGGATGACACGTTGCAAAAGGGGGAAGACCTATCACGATCCTCTCAACTGAAAGTTCTAGAATCTAGCGCCTCTCGATCAACGTCGTGCCCATTTTGCAACATCGATCATTCTGCCTTCAGTTGCCAACAATATCCAAAAAAGCACCAGCTTGTTTTAGTTCGTAAGTGTTTTAACAGTCTTGCTTCAGGGCACAGCAGCAAACAATACAGCAGCAAGAGAAACTACAAGATAAGCAATGGACGGCATCACAGCCTCATATGTGAAAGCAGCAGCAACAAGTCAAAGTTAGGTCCATCCCCGCACCAAATTCCTTATTTCCAACTCGTGGTCAATCTCCTACTTATATCACAACAAAACCCATTAGAAACCTAA